A region from the Halobacillus mangrovi genome encodes:
- a CDS encoding ABC transporter ATP-binding protein, with the protein MFSVLFKLSWFFKKYWKRYTFAVIALVIASVIDLIPPKIIGMAIDEIQFDTFTSEKLMEVILIYGGVIIASYSISYLWDYTLFSGAMIMEKTMRSRLMDHFLKMTPTFFGKNRTGDLMARATNDLKALTMTAGFGILTLVDSTVFMLLIISVMGFTISWKLTLAALLPLPIMAVAMNKYGNVIHARFTEAQTAFGEMNNNVLESVRGVRVLRAFVQEDNDNQRFQTMTEDVYDKNIEVAKIDALFEPTIKILVGLSYTIGLGYGASLVFQNVITLGQMVSFNVYLGMLIWPMFAVGELINVLQRGNASLERVNETLDYKPDVWSPAISKVMDRPKEIKFKNVSFQYPEAEMAGLKDINISIRQGETIGIVGKTGAGKTTIFRQLLREYPGIKGDLHINGVDIQELELETTRSWIGYVPQDQVLFSKTVRENIQFGKSDATDDEIYRVLKLAHFLEDIKNLPKGLDTKVGESGVTLSGGQKQRVSIARAFIMDPQILILDDAMSAVDGKTEANIIEHLRRERKGKTTLIAAHRLSAVTHSDHIIVLDEGRIVEEGTHDELIRESGWYQEQYERQQLEDGEVRR; encoded by the coding sequence ATGTTTAGTGTTTTATTTAAATTAAGCTGGTTTTTTAAAAAATACTGGAAGCGGTACACCTTTGCAGTTATCGCCCTAGTTATTGCAAGTGTGATCGACCTCATTCCGCCTAAAATTATTGGAATGGCGATTGACGAAATCCAGTTTGATACATTTACTTCAGAAAAATTGATGGAGGTCATATTGATCTATGGGGGAGTCATCATTGCCAGCTATTCCATCTCCTACTTATGGGATTATACCTTATTCAGTGGAGCTATGATCATGGAGAAGACGATGCGCTCAAGGTTGATGGACCATTTTCTAAAGATGACCCCGACGTTTTTCGGTAAGAACCGAACTGGCGATTTGATGGCTCGAGCAACAAATGATTTGAAGGCGCTCACGATGACAGCGGGTTTTGGTATTTTAACGCTTGTTGATTCTACGGTATTCATGCTGTTAATCATCTCTGTCATGGGATTTACAATCAGTTGGAAGCTGACCTTAGCGGCACTTCTTCCTTTGCCAATCATGGCTGTTGCCATGAATAAGTATGGCAATGTAATTCACGCTCGGTTTACAGAAGCTCAGACTGCTTTTGGAGAAATGAATAACAATGTGCTTGAATCTGTCCGTGGAGTCCGGGTTCTGCGTGCTTTTGTACAGGAAGATAATGATAATCAAAGGTTTCAAACGATGACGGAGGATGTTTATGACAAAAATATCGAAGTCGCTAAAATCGATGCACTATTTGAGCCTACGATTAAAATCCTTGTCGGACTCTCATACACCATAGGGCTCGGTTATGGGGCATCACTTGTTTTCCAGAATGTCATTACACTAGGGCAAATGGTTTCTTTTAACGTGTATTTAGGAATGCTGATTTGGCCGATGTTCGCTGTTGGAGAGCTGATCAATGTTTTACAACGTGGTAATGCCTCCCTTGAACGAGTGAACGAAACGCTGGATTATAAGCCAGATGTGTGGAGTCCTGCCATTTCCAAAGTGATGGATCGCCCAAAAGAAATCAAATTCAAGAATGTATCCTTCCAATACCCGGAAGCAGAGATGGCAGGCTTAAAGGATATTAATATCAGTATCCGCCAGGGTGAGACAATCGGAATTGTCGGCAAGACGGGCGCAGGTAAGACCACGATCTTCCGTCAGCTGCTTCGTGAGTATCCAGGGATTAAAGGGGATTTACACATCAATGGTGTCGATATACAAGAGCTGGAACTTGAAACTACACGTTCCTGGATCGGTTATGTGCCGCAAGATCAAGTGCTTTTTTCAAAAACAGTGCGAGAAAATATTCAATTCGGTAAATCGGATGCGACGGACGACGAAATTTACCGCGTTCTTAAGCTTGCTCATTTCCTAGAGGATATTAAAAATCTTCCTAAAGGATTGGATACAAAAGTCGGAGAGAGCGGTGTCACGTTATCAGGAGGACAAAAACAGCGTGTTTCGATTGCTAGAGCCTTCATCATGGATCCACAAATTTTAATTCTGGATGATGCCATGTCAGCAGTGGACGGAAAAACAGAGGCAAATATCATTGAACATTTAAGAAGAGAAAGAAAAGGTAAGACCACTTTGATCGCAGCTCATCGCTTGTCTGCTGTGACTCATTCGGACCATATCATCGTCCTTGATGAAGGGCGAATTGTAGAAGAAGGCACCCATGATGAACTCATCCGCGAAAGTGGTTGGTATCAAGAGCAATATGAACGACAACAGTTAGAAGATGGGGAGGTGAGACGATGA
- a CDS encoding TIGR00341 family protein codes for MNLQLIEVYIPDRHFESINENLQEFDHQSYWVSSESEERMLVRILVETRNVEEILNYLEEVSNVVEGFETMLIPVQTYLSKETIHEEAKEEKEKQKQEKEEEKASLLRASRHELLSSVEKNSQITLNYSLLIILSAVVATVGFLKDSEAVVIGAMVIAPMIGPVIAIAFSSILGDYKLLGKSIATSLYGVAIVLIISILFGYFSDMGMETDQYIDRTKVTIVDIFLGVASGAAGALAFLNRLSGNLVGVMVAVALLPPSVAMGMSLGDGSYELAFGAFLLVTVNIMSILLAAVSIFSISGIRPVRWEEVQRANVSRPLSIVFVTIIIIILALVILVGKDLTYP; via the coding sequence GTGAATTTGCAGCTAATCGAAGTATATATTCCTGACCGTCATTTTGAGTCGATCAATGAAAACCTGCAGGAATTCGATCACCAGTCGTATTGGGTGTCGAGTGAGTCAGAGGAGAGGATGCTTGTTCGTATCCTTGTTGAAACTCGTAATGTAGAAGAAATACTCAATTATTTAGAAGAAGTATCAAATGTGGTAGAAGGTTTTGAAACGATGCTTATCCCAGTTCAAACCTATTTATCAAAAGAAACAATTCACGAGGAAGCAAAAGAAGAAAAAGAAAAACAGAAACAAGAGAAGGAGGAAGAAAAAGCAAGTTTACTAAGGGCGAGCCGTCACGAATTGTTAAGTTCCGTGGAAAAGAATAGTCAAATTACTTTAAATTATTCCTTATTAATCATTCTTTCTGCCGTCGTTGCCACTGTTGGCTTTTTGAAGGACAGCGAGGCTGTCGTCATTGGAGCAATGGTGATTGCACCAATGATTGGTCCTGTAATCGCTATCGCTTTTTCTTCTATTCTGGGTGATTATAAGCTTCTCGGAAAATCCATTGCTACTTCTTTGTATGGAGTCGCTATCGTATTGATCATCTCTATCTTATTTGGATATTTCTCTGATATGGGAATGGAGACAGATCAATACATCGACCGAACGAAAGTCACGATTGTGGATATATTCCTGGGTGTCGCTTCAGGGGCGGCAGGAGCACTCGCTTTCCTCAACCGCTTGTCCGGTAATCTGGTCGGAGTGATGGTCGCTGTAGCCCTGTTGCCGCCGAGTGTAGCCATGGGTATGTCACTTGGAGACGGATCTTATGAACTAGCTTTTGGCGCATTTTTGCTAGTTACCGTTAACATCATGTCCATTTTGTTAGCGGCTGTCAGCATCTTCTCCATTAGTGGAATCCGTCCAGTTAGGTGGGAAGAGGTGCAGCGTGCAAATGTATCCAGGCCGCTATCGATTGTTTTTGTCACGATAATCATTATTATTCTTGCCTTGGTGATCCTTGTGGGTAAGGACCTAACCTATCCATAA
- a CDS encoding spore germination protein, with amino-acid sequence MDHLKLPMNTQTFLDTMKEQFNQSPDLVQKVFQMEGQSIIVLFISYQVKKDRLERELLEPLTQSRKPWTNQDLQNKIPLASSSKEKSIKKLTEQLIHGNICVYIEGESEAVTYFLPQQDHRGIERAETESLVFGPQMSFTESLVTNLNVIRWRLDTEDLVMEKMIVGERIKSEVRIVYLKSLADEENVETMRQRIRDLKVAEVEDTSVLGQLIEDSSSSVFPQLLFTELPDRFCNSITKGRVGVMVDKSPTMLIGPMTLFSYFESTEDLYMRWNMGSFIRLLRFSAMFISIILTPMYVAALTYHYEVIPSSLMVTLGQSRANVPFPPVLEALLLEILIELLREAGARLPTKVGQTMGIVGGIVLGQAAVQAGFTSNILIIIIALSALASFTAPSYLMGTAIRIVRFPMIILAGAWGLIGITFALSFLIIHLLKQKSLGRPYLAPIYPLSLRDFNDSIFRLPFQKNTRRPLSAMPKDKQRYSNKKSHEHKDVDPS; translated from the coding sequence ATGGACCATTTGAAATTACCCATGAACACGCAAACTTTTTTGGATACGATGAAAGAACAATTCAACCAAAGCCCGGACTTGGTTCAAAAAGTTTTTCAAATGGAGGGGCAGTCCATTATTGTCCTTTTCATCTCCTATCAAGTGAAAAAGGATCGTCTTGAGAGAGAATTGCTTGAACCTCTAACTCAATCACGGAAACCATGGACGAATCAAGACTTGCAAAATAAAATCCCATTAGCTTCTTCCAGTAAAGAGAAGTCGATAAAGAAGCTTACAGAACAGCTAATACATGGAAATATATGTGTCTATATTGAAGGAGAGAGTGAAGCCGTCACCTATTTTCTTCCTCAACAGGATCACCGGGGAATTGAACGGGCAGAAACTGAATCGTTGGTTTTTGGTCCGCAGATGTCTTTCACTGAATCTCTCGTTACAAATCTAAATGTAATCCGTTGGAGACTGGATACAGAAGACCTGGTCATGGAGAAAATGATCGTAGGGGAACGGATCAAATCTGAAGTACGGATCGTGTATTTGAAATCTTTGGCTGACGAAGAGAACGTAGAAACAATGAGACAGCGAATTAGAGATTTAAAAGTAGCTGAAGTAGAAGATACAAGTGTCTTAGGACAGCTAATTGAGGATTCTTCAAGCTCTGTCTTCCCACAGCTCCTCTTTACTGAGCTCCCTGACCGCTTCTGTAACTCGATTACTAAAGGAAGAGTCGGCGTTATGGTAGACAAAAGCCCCACGATGCTCATAGGTCCAATGACTTTATTTAGTTATTTTGAATCAACCGAAGATCTGTATATGCGATGGAACATGGGATCGTTTATCCGATTACTCAGATTTTCAGCTATGTTTATCTCTATTATCTTAACTCCAATGTACGTAGCAGCACTTACCTACCATTATGAAGTAATCCCTTCCTCTCTCATGGTAACTTTGGGACAATCGAGAGCTAACGTGCCTTTCCCTCCAGTATTGGAAGCCTTACTCTTGGAAATACTCATTGAATTATTACGAGAGGCTGGAGCCAGACTTCCCACAAAAGTGGGTCAAACAATGGGTATCGTGGGTGGTATCGTTCTTGGGCAGGCTGCCGTTCAGGCAGGTTTCACTAGCAATATCCTGATCATAATTATCGCTTTAAGTGCTCTTGCTTCATTTACAGCACCTAGTTATTTGATGGGTACAGCCATAAGGATAGTCAGATTTCCAATGATTATCCTCGCTGGAGCATGGGGGCTAATTGGCATTACTTTCGCACTTAGCTTTCTTATCATTCATCTATTAAAGCAGAAGTCACTTGGCCGCCCATATTTGGCACCTATATATCCACTTTCGCTTAGAGATTTTAATGATTCCATCTTCCGTCTACCTTTTCAAAAAAACACCAGACGACCGTTGAGTGCGATGCCAAAAGATAAGCAACGCTACAGTAATAAAAAATCTCATGAACATAAAGATGTGGATCCATCATGA
- a CDS encoding GerAB/ArcD/ProY family transporter — MKTNLTIKPNVAVSAFYLFFIVHTIQTGAGIMGVPRILYLEAGHDAWISVLIAGLYLHFIGWIMISILREYESADILGIQCDLYGKFIGISIGVIFLIYQFFILLSVIKNYVEVVQVFIFPSMPIWLMSLFLLFLMIYCVLGGFRVVVGTSFIFFFMTIWLALTIYKPITYMDWDNFLPLAQSSPLEILKGAQKTAYTVLGMEIILFVYPYIKNKDKVSLPIHLALGLTTFLILLVTVVSIGYFSPDHLEQTVWATLALFKIISFPIIERFDFIAVALWMMVVIPNIVLLCWMLLHTLNRMFNAPKKKSLYVISVLIFLASTLIEYRVDINTLTDYTSKLGFWLVFVYPLLVFVSLKIRKLWRKRRGTV, encoded by the coding sequence ATGAAAACAAATTTAACCATTAAACCAAATGTCGCAGTAAGCGCTTTTTACTTATTCTTTATTGTTCACACGATTCAAACGGGTGCCGGAATCATGGGAGTTCCACGTATTCTTTACTTGGAAGCAGGGCATGATGCCTGGATCTCTGTTTTAATTGCTGGATTGTACCTTCACTTTATAGGATGGATCATGATCTCTATTTTAAGGGAGTACGAAAGTGCAGATATTCTCGGAATCCAATGCGACCTTTATGGAAAATTCATCGGGATCAGCATAGGAGTTATCTTCCTGATATACCAATTTTTTATACTTTTATCTGTCATCAAAAATTATGTAGAGGTCGTCCAAGTATTCATTTTTCCAAGTATGCCCATATGGCTCATGAGTCTCTTTTTACTTTTTCTCATGATCTATTGTGTGTTAGGGGGCTTTCGAGTAGTTGTCGGTACGAGCTTTATCTTCTTCTTTATGACGATCTGGCTCGCTCTTACAATTTATAAGCCAATTACGTATATGGATTGGGATAACTTTCTACCCCTCGCACAATCCAGCCCACTGGAAATATTAAAAGGGGCGCAAAAAACAGCCTACACGGTGTTAGGAATGGAAATCATTTTATTTGTCTATCCCTATATAAAAAACAAGGACAAAGTATCTCTTCCTATTCACTTAGCTTTGGGGTTAACTACATTCTTGATTCTGTTAGTGACAGTAGTTTCTATTGGTTATTTTTCACCTGATCATTTAGAGCAAACCGTGTGGGCTACGTTAGCACTATTTAAAATTATAAGCTTCCCTATCATCGAGCGTTTCGATTTTATTGCTGTAGCTCTTTGGATGATGGTGGTGATTCCAAACATCGTATTACTTTGCTGGATGCTTTTGCATACGTTAAACCGGATGTTTAATGCTCCCAAGAAAAAAAGCTTATATGTAATCAGTGTGCTGATATTTTTAGCCTCCACCTTAATCGAATATCGCGTAGATATTAATACATTAACGGATTATACTTCTAAATTAGGGTTTTGGCTTGTATTTGTCTATCCTTTGCTTGTTTTTGTTTCCCTGAAGATTAGAAAACTATGGAGAAAAAGGAGAGGTACTGTATGA
- a CDS encoding Ger(x)C family spore germination protein yields the protein MRTVCIVILLLLCTGCIPKNYIEQLGIITAVGYDLLEDKKIRGTLVLFQFDPTTTNTSQVVTSEANTSKGIRLQAHRKTSHKLVSGQVRVALFHNELASKGLTRYMDTLSRDAKVSDMSLLAVSDVPTSDILKSTPSEDAPNTGEYLHRLIEKSIKHEMITDATLTVFQQDFFSIGADPVLPLLTLENGKGIIKGLALFQDDRYVGSLPADDIIFLMMIRDELEHGEFQLKLPKNSLDDYLKEKSIKDPHEEDELYVSLYQMGSNLSIKPNKQDPADYTVKINMEARLLEITKDIDLKEKKAIQALEKQVEKEIEAHLKRVMNQLIEFQVDSGGFGKKYNTTTKKDQLTRESWRDEIPNYDVKFDVKMKILRYGITE from the coding sequence ATGAGGACTGTTTGTATAGTTATCCTCTTACTACTTTGTACAGGATGTATTCCGAAAAACTATATTGAGCAATTAGGAATTATTACAGCTGTAGGCTATGACTTACTGGAAGATAAGAAAATCAGGGGAACACTGGTACTCTTCCAATTTGACCCCACCACAACTAATACATCTCAAGTCGTTACAAGTGAAGCCAACACTTCAAAAGGGATCAGATTACAAGCACATAGGAAAACTAGTCACAAGCTCGTTTCAGGGCAAGTACGGGTGGCGCTTTTCCATAATGAACTTGCATCTAAAGGGTTAACCAGGTATATGGATACCCTTTCCCGTGATGCCAAAGTTTCCGATATGTCCCTTCTGGCTGTAAGTGATGTTCCAACTTCCGATATTCTTAAATCAACACCTTCCGAAGATGCTCCAAATACGGGAGAATACCTACACAGACTGATCGAGAAAAGCATCAAGCACGAAATGATTACAGATGCCACCTTAACGGTTTTTCAGCAAGATTTTTTCAGTATAGGAGCCGATCCTGTCCTGCCCTTGTTAACATTAGAAAATGGAAAAGGTATTATTAAAGGACTAGCGTTATTTCAGGATGACCGCTATGTAGGAAGTCTGCCAGCGGATGACATTATCTTTCTTATGATGATAAGAGACGAATTGGAACATGGGGAATTCCAGCTTAAACTGCCTAAGAATTCTTTAGATGACTACCTAAAAGAAAAGAGTATTAAAGACCCTCATGAAGAGGACGAGTTGTACGTGTCTCTTTACCAAATGGGGAGTAATTTATCCATCAAACCTAATAAACAGGACCCTGCAGATTATACCGTCAAAATAAATATGGAAGCAAGACTACTCGAAATTACAAAGGACATCGATTTAAAGGAAAAAAAAGCAATACAAGCACTCGAAAAACAAGTTGAAAAAGAAATAGAAGCTCATTTAAAACGAGTAATGAATCAGTTAATAGAATTCCAAGTGGATTCTGGTGGTTTCGGTAAAAAATATAATACCACCACTAAAAAAGATCAGTTAACAAGAGAAAGCTGGCGAGACGAGATTCCAAACTACGATGTCAAGTTTGATGTAAAAATGAAGATATTACGTTATGGAATTACAGAATAA
- a CDS encoding aldo/keto reductase, with product MSLTEAVTLANGLKMPKVGLGVYKMENDEEVINAVKSALDVGYRHIDTASFYDNEEGVGKAIKESSIPRDELFVTTKVWNDEQGYEETLQAFERSLKKLELDYLDLYLIHWPVPGKFKDTWKALEKLYQDGKLKAIGVCNFMEHHLEELLEDAVEKPMVNQVEFHPELYQKDLADYCYQKGIQLEAWAPLGRGRYFDAAILKQLAVKYDKTPAQIILRWHLQHDVVIIPKSSNKERQKENADLFDFDMNDDEMKKIDALHKNERIGKHPDEFDYEG from the coding sequence ATGAGTTTAACGGAAGCTGTAACATTAGCAAATGGATTGAAAATGCCAAAAGTCGGACTTGGCGTTTATAAAATGGAAAACGATGAAGAAGTCATTAACGCTGTAAAATCAGCTCTTGATGTTGGCTACCGCCATATTGATACGGCTTCTTTTTATGACAATGAAGAAGGAGTCGGGAAAGCGATCAAAGAAAGTTCAATTCCTAGAGACGAGCTTTTTGTGACAACAAAAGTTTGGAATGATGAACAAGGGTATGAAGAGACACTTCAGGCGTTCGAACGAAGCTTGAAGAAGCTGGAGCTGGATTACTTAGATTTGTATTTGATTCATTGGCCGGTTCCTGGGAAGTTCAAAGATACTTGGAAAGCGCTAGAGAAGCTTTATCAAGACGGAAAATTAAAAGCGATTGGTGTATGTAACTTTATGGAGCACCATCTTGAAGAGCTTTTAGAGGATGCAGTAGAAAAGCCTATGGTGAACCAGGTTGAGTTCCACCCTGAACTTTACCAAAAAGATCTAGCTGATTACTGCTACCAGAAAGGAATTCAACTTGAAGCCTGGGCACCTCTTGGAAGAGGGCGCTACTTTGATGCCGCTATTTTAAAACAGCTGGCTGTAAAATACGATAAAACACCAGCTCAGATTATACTGCGCTGGCATTTACAGCATGATGTTGTGATTATCCCTAAATCTTCTAACAAGGAAAGGCAGAAAGAAAACGCTGATCTTTTCGATTTTGATATGAACGATGATGAAATGAAGAAGATTGATGCTCTTCATAAAAATGAAAGAATTGGAAAGCATCCGGATGAATTTGACTATGAGGGATAA
- the helD gene encoding RNA polymerase recycling motor HelD encodes MTNSHPDLQEELERLSFTKAYMDRLIVSQQSGQEVLKKRQEDTLAHLDFKDSSLRYQEMLSNANFMKMSKDQLESLIHLRKKPYFARIDFHRKEKPEREIFYIGKMSLFDRETQLPIILDWRSPLANVYYEGRLGEVSYNSHGERYEGHVSLKRQYQIEEGELEDFRDIDITTKDDLLQDSLSQNAENRLTEIVATIQEEQNQVIRADLRKPIIVQGAAGSGKTTIALHRISYFLYSMRDIFKPEEMLILAPNRLFIQYISEVLPELGVQRSKQTTFTEFVVKVTGIHWPVTTQHQILMKSIEEGKAADDPALWSAGYKGSQSFKDLLNRYMQWLKKGYQIDQDFLLAGFKIKSAKSINQLFFKEYNYFPYEVRIQKIKAVLQSELRRKKKQILSKMAEKYDEELDKALFGFKDPEKRKTRVSFLITRKEERLNEVKKEARTAVQRFMKQYPKRNLLDVYEKLYEEEIFLSLCSYDTPELKEMRESTSKYLKKKQLNSEDLAALLYIQSFIKGIDKDDQAKKVVIDEAQDYSFLEIYALRRAFHTDLFTIVGDLAQGIYRYRGLKNWQVLTNDVFRNVNYLTLQKTYRTTIEIMDLANELLVLMPDELPKAEPVVRHGELPMFLQCEDGWKEHFKDRVTQLEASRMNSFAIVTKTKQDAEHVASDIQDLDLGFKMLEEDEEMSERMILPAYLAKGLEFDVVFLYSHHHRYQLKELDIKMLYVAMTRPLHKLYLIGHTPEDFLLNQVKESLYSTIHRKV; translated from the coding sequence ATGACGAACAGCCACCCTGATTTACAAGAAGAACTGGAACGTCTATCTTTCACAAAAGCTTACATGGATCGTCTGATTGTCTCGCAGCAATCGGGACAGGAAGTGTTGAAAAAGCGCCAGGAAGACACCTTGGCTCATCTTGACTTCAAAGACAGCAGTCTCCGCTATCAAGAAATGCTTTCTAATGCAAACTTTATGAAGATGTCTAAAGACCAGCTAGAAAGCCTCATTCATCTACGTAAGAAACCTTATTTTGCCCGCATTGATTTTCATCGCAAAGAAAAACCGGAACGTGAAATCTTCTACATTGGAAAAATGTCATTGTTTGATCGGGAAACTCAGCTTCCGATCATTTTGGACTGGCGATCTCCGCTCGCTAATGTCTATTATGAAGGAAGGCTTGGAGAAGTCAGCTATAATTCTCATGGCGAGCGCTATGAGGGACATGTCTCTTTAAAACGCCAGTATCAGATTGAGGAGGGAGAGCTCGAAGATTTTCGTGATATCGATATCACGACGAAAGATGACCTGCTTCAAGACTCCCTTTCTCAGAATGCCGAGAATCGTTTGACTGAAATCGTCGCAACCATCCAGGAAGAACAGAACCAAGTCATTCGAGCAGATTTAAGAAAACCGATTATTGTTCAAGGAGCCGCAGGAAGTGGAAAAACAACGATTGCGCTTCATAGAATTTCTTATTTCTTGTATTCAATGAGAGATATCTTTAAACCAGAGGAAATGTTAATCTTAGCTCCCAACCGTCTGTTTATCCAATACATCTCTGAAGTGTTGCCAGAGCTAGGTGTTCAGCGGTCCAAGCAAACCACTTTTACAGAATTTGTAGTAAAAGTAACAGGGATCCACTGGCCGGTGACCACTCAGCATCAGATTTTAATGAAATCCATAGAAGAAGGAAAGGCAGCCGATGATCCAGCCTTATGGTCGGCGGGTTACAAAGGCTCTCAATCCTTTAAAGACTTATTGAACCGCTATATGCAATGGTTGAAAAAAGGATATCAAATTGATCAAGATTTTCTATTGGCAGGTTTCAAGATTAAAAGTGCCAAGTCAATCAATCAATTATTTTTTAAAGAGTACAATTATTTTCCTTACGAGGTTCGTATCCAAAAAATTAAAGCTGTCCTTCAAAGTGAGTTAAGAAGAAAAAAGAAGCAGATCTTATCAAAAATGGCGGAAAAATACGATGAAGAACTTGATAAAGCGCTGTTTGGTTTCAAAGATCCAGAGAAGCGTAAAACAAGGGTAAGCTTTTTAATAACAAGAAAAGAAGAACGGTTAAATGAAGTTAAAAAAGAGGCTAGAACAGCCGTTCAGCGTTTTATGAAGCAGTATCCAAAAAGAAATCTTCTGGATGTGTATGAAAAGTTGTATGAGGAAGAAATTTTCCTTTCTCTTTGTAGTTATGATACCCCTGAACTGAAGGAAATGAGGGAGTCGACAAGTAAGTACTTAAAAAAGAAACAATTGAACTCTGAAGATTTAGCTGCTTTACTTTATATCCAATCGTTCATTAAAGGAATCGACAAAGACGATCAAGCGAAAAAAGTGGTCATCGATGAAGCTCAGGATTACAGCTTCCTAGAAATTTATGCTTTACGCAGAGCCTTCCATACGGATCTTTTCACGATTGTGGGTGATCTCGCTCAGGGGATTTATCGTTATCGTGGACTGAAGAACTGGCAAGTGCTAACAAATGATGTGTTCAGAAATGTCAATTACCTCACTTTGCAAAAAACGTATCGAACCACAATCGAAATCATGGATTTAGCGAACGAGTTGTTAGTGTTAATGCCAGATGAGCTACCAAAGGCAGAACCAGTTGTAAGGCATGGCGAACTTCCTATGTTTTTGCAATGCGAAGATGGATGGAAAGAGCACTTTAAGGATAGGGTTACTCAACTTGAAGCGAGTCGAATGAACAGTTTTGCTATTGTAACCAAAACTAAACAAGATGCTGAGCATGTGGCATCAGATATTCAAGATCTTGATTTGGGATTTAAAATGCTTGAGGAAGACGAAGAAATGAGCGAGCGAATGATCCTCCCTGCCTACCTTGCTAAAGGGCTGGAGTTTGATGTTGTTTTCTTATACAGTCACCATCATCGTTATCAGCTTAAGGAATTAGATATAAAAATGTTATATGTGGCTATGACACGACCGCTCCACAAACTTTACTTGATCGGCCATACTCCTGAAGATTTTTTATTGAATCAAGTGAAGGAGTCGTTATATTCAACGATCCATCGAAAGGTTTGA
- a CDS encoding ATP-binding protein: MMNTSYEANIFHPKDLKEIRKRFYPHLVQRFGKDQLLVDASISEAIVNSWKHGHGSSTDTPIKVKVTFLNSMMIVRVQDCGEGFNWKEYQIQSDMKHWFPNVEDLEDRGRGIVLMLRVMDKLRYNNKGNECVLMKKYRRQE; this comes from the coding sequence ATGATGAACACATCTTATGAGGCCAACATCTTTCACCCTAAAGACTTAAAAGAAATACGAAAACGATTCTATCCACACTTAGTTCAACGATTTGGGAAAGATCAATTGTTGGTGGATGCCTCCATTTCTGAAGCGATCGTAAATTCCTGGAAGCATGGACATGGAAGTAGTACGGATACCCCAATCAAAGTGAAGGTTACGTTCTTAAATTCCATGATGATCGTAAGAGTTCAGGACTGCGGTGAAGGGTTTAATTGGAAGGAATATCAGATTCAAAGTGATATGAAACATTGGTTTCCGAATGTTGAGGATCTTGAAGATCGTGGCAGGGGGATAGTCTTAATGCTTCGAGTTATGGACAAATTACGTTATAATAATAAGGGCAATGAATGTGTACTGATGAAAAAATATCGTCGTCAGGAGTAG